In Actinoplanes sp. NBC_00393, a single genomic region encodes these proteins:
- a CDS encoding dipeptidase: MSESDLRATIAREMPGVRADLERLVRIPGVAFEGFDHSHVERSAEAVAELLRGCGLETQVVRHGGQPAVIGRKAAPAGAPTVLLYAHHDVQPAGDPALWASDPFEPEERDGRLYGRGAADDKAGVMAHVAALRAFGDQLPVGVVVFVEGEEEYGSDSLDTIIQEHLEELRSDVIVIADSGNWDIGQPALTTSLRGLVNMFAEVRVLKSAVHSGMFGGPVPDALITLVRLLATLHDDSGEVAVEGLIGREGASVDYPADRFRHEAGMLDGVELIGKGTITDRIWTKPSISVLGIDAPRTLEAANALQPSARAKISVRLAPGEDPKSAYAAVCAHLEKHVPWGAQLMLELESDGAPCVIDATGPAYEAARSAFRSAWDGTDPVDMGVGGSIPFIATFQELFPDAAILVTGVEDPHAAAHGPNESLHLGEFERVCVAEALLLKNVAETLTKN; encoded by the coding sequence TTGAGTGAATCCGATCTGCGCGCCACCATCGCGCGGGAAATGCCCGGTGTCCGCGCCGACCTGGAACGGTTGGTGCGGATTCCGGGCGTCGCCTTCGAAGGTTTCGACCACTCGCACGTCGAGCGGTCCGCGGAGGCGGTCGCCGAGCTGCTGCGTGGCTGCGGCCTGGAGACCCAGGTCGTGCGGCACGGCGGGCAGCCGGCGGTGATCGGCCGCAAGGCGGCCCCGGCGGGCGCCCCCACGGTGCTGCTCTACGCGCACCACGACGTCCAGCCGGCCGGCGATCCCGCGCTCTGGGCGAGCGACCCGTTCGAGCCCGAGGAGCGCGACGGCCGGCTCTACGGCCGCGGCGCCGCCGATGACAAGGCCGGCGTGATGGCCCACGTCGCCGCGCTGCGCGCGTTCGGCGACCAGCTGCCGGTGGGCGTGGTCGTCTTCGTCGAAGGCGAGGAGGAGTACGGGTCGGACTCGCTCGACACGATCATCCAGGAGCACCTGGAGGAGCTGCGCTCGGACGTGATCGTGATCGCCGACTCCGGCAACTGGGACATCGGGCAGCCCGCCCTGACCACCTCGCTGCGCGGCCTGGTGAACATGTTCGCCGAGGTGCGGGTGCTCAAGAGCGCCGTGCACAGCGGCATGTTCGGCGGCCCGGTCCCGGATGCGCTGATCACCCTGGTCCGGCTGCTCGCGACCCTGCACGACGACTCCGGCGAGGTCGCGGTCGAGGGGCTGATCGGCCGCGAGGGCGCGAGCGTCGACTACCCGGCGGACCGGTTCCGTCACGAGGCCGGGATGCTCGACGGCGTCGAGCTCATCGGCAAGGGCACGATCACCGACCGGATCTGGACCAAACCGTCGATCTCGGTCCTCGGCATCGACGCGCCGCGCACGCTGGAAGCGGCCAACGCCCTTCAGCCTTCGGCCCGAGCCAAGATCAGCGTACGGCTGGCGCCCGGGGAGGACCCCAAGTCGGCGTACGCGGCGGTCTGTGCCCACCTGGAGAAGCACGTGCCGTGGGGCGCGCAGCTGATGCTGGAACTGGAGAGTGACGGCGCGCCCTGCGTGATCGACGCGACCGGTCCGGCGTACGAAGCGGCCCGTTCCGCCTTCCGGTCCGCCTGGGACGGCACCGACCCCGTGGACATGGGCGTCGGCGGCTCGATCCCGTTCATCGCCACCTTCCAGGAGCTGTTCCCGGACGCGGCGATCCTGGTGACCGGCGTCGAGGACCCGCACGCCGCCGCCCACGGGCCGAACGAGAGCCTGCACCTCGGCGAGTTCGAGCGGGTCTGCGTCGCCGAGGCCCTGCTCCTCAAGAACGTCGCGGAGACCTTGACGAAGAACTAG
- a CDS encoding FAD-dependent monooxygenase: protein MAELSCEVLVVGAGPTGLMLANWLTRLGVHVLVADGKDGPTRESRALVVQARSLEIYDQLGVGDQVLEAAHRAEALAPGFGARAFGRIPIGALGAGVTPHPYIEILEQSRNEEILYENLQKLGGEVFWESPVTAVAQTEEGIEAKVGNDTVRARFCVGCDGANSTVRRSRRIDFAGITNPHRFFVLDAVGATGLVPGAVNARPDGEDFLLAFPMRGERNWRLIGLVRDVDSDGVLDEDDARTRMRQTFGVDYERARWFATYRVHHRVAAAFRDGPFLLAGDAAHVHSPVGGQGMNTGLQDAHNLAFKLADVLRGRRRDSWLDRYEAERRPVARTLVATTDRLFGFITSNRLPSRLLRRVGIPLLAPLAVRLLPRSSGGSRLFQYVSQIRIHYRLDPGASGGRRDPVIGRRLPWTGGNYPALQAASWQIHGYGGVAPESAPDLGIPVHVFPPAPYTGLRPGLFYLVRPDGFVAARAEPAEAEELFRYAMAR from the coding sequence ATGGCCGAGTTGTCGTGCGAGGTTCTGGTGGTGGGTGCCGGCCCGACCGGCCTGATGCTCGCCAACTGGCTGACCCGGCTCGGGGTGCACGTGCTCGTCGCGGACGGCAAGGACGGCCCGACGCGCGAGTCCCGGGCCCTCGTCGTGCAGGCCCGCAGCCTGGAGATCTACGACCAGCTCGGCGTCGGTGACCAGGTGCTGGAGGCAGCGCACCGGGCCGAGGCGCTCGCGCCCGGGTTCGGTGCGCGGGCCTTCGGCCGGATCCCGATCGGGGCGCTCGGCGCCGGGGTGACGCCGCATCCGTACATCGAGATCCTCGAACAGAGCCGCAACGAGGAGATTCTCTACGAGAACCTGCAGAAACTCGGCGGCGAGGTGTTCTGGGAGAGCCCGGTCACCGCGGTGGCACAGACCGAGGAGGGCATCGAGGCCAAGGTCGGCAACGACACCGTACGGGCCCGCTTCTGCGTCGGCTGCGACGGCGCGAACTCGACGGTCCGCCGATCCCGGCGCATCGACTTCGCCGGGATCACCAACCCGCACCGGTTCTTCGTGCTGGACGCGGTCGGTGCGACCGGCCTGGTGCCCGGGGCGGTCAACGCCCGGCCGGACGGCGAGGACTTCCTGCTCGCCTTCCCGATGCGCGGCGAACGGAACTGGCGGCTGATCGGGCTGGTCCGCGACGTCGACTCGGACGGCGTCCTGGACGAGGACGACGCCCGGACCCGGATGCGGCAGACGTTCGGCGTCGACTACGAGCGGGCCCGCTGGTTCGCGACGTACCGCGTGCACCACCGGGTGGCGGCGGCCTTCCGGGACGGCCCGTTCCTGCTGGCCGGCGATGCCGCCCATGTGCATTCGCCGGTCGGCGGCCAGGGCATGAACACCGGCCTGCAGGATGCCCACAACCTGGCCTTCAAACTCGCCGACGTGCTGCGCGGCCGGCGCCGCGACAGCTGGCTGGATCGGTACGAGGCGGAGCGGCGCCCGGTCGCCCGGACGCTCGTGGCCACCACGGACCGTCTGTTCGGCTTCATCACGTCGAATCGGCTCCCGTCCCGGCTGCTGCGCCGGGTCGGCATCCCGCTGCTGGCGCCGTTGGCCGTACGTCTGCTGCCCCGCTCTTCCGGCGGCTCCCGGCTCTTCCAGTACGTGTCGCAGATCCGCATCCACTACCGCCTCGACCCGGGGGCCTCCGGCGGCCGCCGGGACCCGGTCATCGGCCGTCGGCTCCCGTGGACCGGCGGCAACTATCCGGCCCTGCAGGCCGCCTCCTGGCAGATCCACGGGTACGGCGGAGTGGCCCCGGAAAGTGCCCCTGACCTGGGGATACCGGTCCATGTCTTCCCGCCGGCGCCGTACACCGGCCTGCGCCCCGGCCTGTTCTACCTGGTTCGGCCGGACGGCTTCGTCGCGGCCCGCGCCGAGCCCGCCGAGGCGGAGGAACTATTCCGGTACGCGATGGCTCGTTGA
- a CDS encoding ATP-dependent DNA ligase — protein MGLVRFLDIAATSAAVSATSGRKAKIELLADALRRLEPGEITAGSAYLAGELRQRQTGVGYASLRDLPPPAAEATLTVAAVDAAIAELSVIAGAGSQARRRQLIGALFGAATEDEQRLLVGLFGGELRQGAQAGLLAEAIASAAQVPATAVRRALLLAGDLKQVAAAALTGGAAALAEIHLRVGTPLSPMLASSAPDVAAALAATGTPAIVDTKLDGIRIQVHRSGDEVAVFTRSLDDITARLPDVVAAVRALPVREVILDGEAMALDASGRPRPFQEISSRAATRGATSDVALVPYFFDLLHLDGTDLLDEPGRVRWAALADTLPADLTVGRETAETPEQAAAAFAAALAAGQEGVVVKSPDAPYDVGRRGAAWVKVKPRHTLDLVVLAVEWGHGRRRGWLSNLHLGARDPRTGEFIMLGKTFKGLTDELLRWQTERFKELAVSDNGWVVQVRPEQVVEIAFDGVQTSPRYPGGVALRFARVLRYRDDKPAAEADTIDMVRTIGGHQPPAS, from the coding sequence ATGGGTCTCGTGCGCTTCCTCGACATAGCTGCCACCTCGGCGGCCGTCAGCGCGACCTCCGGCCGCAAGGCCAAGATCGAGCTGCTGGCCGACGCCCTGCGCCGTCTCGAGCCCGGCGAGATCACCGCCGGGTCCGCCTACCTGGCCGGTGAGCTGCGCCAACGGCAGACCGGTGTCGGCTACGCGAGCCTGCGCGACCTGCCACCACCAGCCGCCGAGGCCACTCTCACCGTGGCCGCCGTCGACGCCGCGATCGCCGAGCTGTCGGTGATTGCCGGCGCCGGCTCGCAGGCCCGCCGGCGTCAGCTGATCGGCGCCCTCTTCGGCGCGGCCACCGAGGATGAGCAGCGGCTGCTGGTCGGCCTGTTCGGCGGCGAGCTCCGCCAGGGCGCCCAGGCCGGCCTGCTGGCCGAGGCGATCGCCTCGGCCGCCCAGGTGCCGGCCACCGCCGTGCGCCGGGCGCTCCTGCTCGCCGGCGATCTCAAGCAGGTCGCCGCCGCGGCGCTCACCGGCGGCGCCGCCGCGCTGGCCGAGATCCATCTGCGGGTCGGCACCCCGCTGAGCCCGATGCTGGCCAGCAGCGCCCCAGATGTCGCCGCCGCCTTGGCAGCCACCGGCACGCCCGCGATCGTCGACACCAAACTCGACGGCATCCGCATCCAGGTGCACCGCTCCGGCGACGAGGTGGCCGTCTTCACCCGCAGCCTGGACGACATCACCGCCCGCCTGCCCGACGTGGTCGCCGCGGTCCGCGCGCTGCCGGTCCGCGAGGTCATCCTCGACGGCGAGGCCATGGCGTTGGACGCGAGCGGGCGCCCCCGACCGTTCCAGGAGATCTCCAGCCGGGCCGCCACCCGCGGAGCAACGTCCGACGTCGCCCTGGTGCCCTACTTCTTCGATCTCCTCCATCTCGACGGCACCGACCTGCTCGACGAGCCCGGCCGGGTGCGCTGGGCCGCCCTCGCCGACACCCTCCCGGCCGACCTGACCGTCGGCCGCGAGACAGCCGAGACCCCAGAGCAGGCCGCCGCCGCATTCGCCGCCGCCCTGGCCGCCGGCCAGGAGGGCGTGGTCGTCAAATCCCCCGACGCGCCCTACGACGTGGGCCGCCGAGGCGCCGCCTGGGTCAAGGTGAAGCCCCGCCACACCCTGGACCTGGTCGTCCTGGCCGTCGAGTGGGGCCACGGCCGCCGGCGCGGCTGGCTCTCCAACCTGCACCTGGGCGCGCGCGACCCACGCACCGGCGAGTTCATCATGCTCGGCAAGACGTTCAAGGGCCTCACCGACGAGCTGCTGCGCTGGCAGACCGAGCGCTTCAAGGAGCTGGCCGTCTCCGACAACGGCTGGGTCGTCCAGGTCCGCCCCGAACAGGTCGTCGAAATCGCCTTCGACGGCGTCCAGACCTCCCCTCGCTACCCCGGCGGCGTCGCGCTGCGCTTCGCGCGGGTGCTCCGCTACCGCGACGACAAGCCGGCCGCCGAAGCCGACACCATCGACATGGTCCGCACGATCGGCGGCCACCAGCCACCCGCCAGCTGA
- a CDS encoding SURF1 family cytochrome oxidase biogenesis protein → MYRFLLTPRWLAAAALTVVASIVMVMLGNWQLSRYHERTAINERIDSANAAAAVPLSAVLAAPTVAGTPGAAPGKALAWTKVTMTGRYDPAHEIQARGRTVGDKVGFEIVTPLLLDDGTAILVDRGWVPAPPGGALAAPEVPAAPTGTVTVEGQIHLSESRPAVVERRDGRLDTRRLNMPRLATELPFPVYGAYVLLTSQTPAADPAFVAVPISHEDAWQNGGYAVQWWIFAVMAFFLYGWQARREAQGVNGPVEKRPAAPARRDRVEEADQRRARAPRDRVEEADQRRAHRPLDRVEEADQRAERSRDRVEEADQRRAAAVVAESAPRDE, encoded by the coding sequence GTGTACCGGTTCCTGCTGACGCCCCGCTGGCTCGCCGCGGCCGCGCTCACCGTCGTCGCCTCGATCGTCATGGTGATGCTCGGCAACTGGCAGCTGAGCCGGTATCACGAGCGCACCGCCATCAATGAACGGATCGACTCGGCGAATGCCGCTGCAGCCGTCCCGCTGAGTGCCGTGCTCGCCGCGCCGACCGTCGCCGGCACCCCCGGCGCGGCCCCCGGCAAAGCTCTGGCCTGGACAAAGGTGACGATGACCGGCCGGTACGACCCGGCGCACGAGATCCAGGCCCGGGGCCGCACGGTCGGCGACAAGGTGGGCTTCGAGATCGTCACACCGCTGCTCCTGGACGACGGGACGGCGATCCTCGTCGATCGCGGATGGGTCCCCGCCCCACCCGGTGGCGCCTTGGCCGCACCGGAAGTTCCGGCAGCACCGACCGGCACGGTGACGGTCGAGGGCCAGATTCACCTGTCGGAAAGTCGACCCGCTGTCGTGGAGCGCCGGGACGGCCGGCTGGACACCCGCCGGCTCAACATGCCGCGCCTCGCCACCGAGTTGCCGTTTCCGGTTTATGGGGCATATGTCCTCCTGACTTCGCAGACGCCGGCCGCCGATCCGGCGTTCGTTGCGGTGCCGATCTCACACGAGGACGCCTGGCAGAACGGTGGCTATGCGGTCCAGTGGTGGATCTTCGCGGTGATGGCCTTTTTCTTGTACGGGTGGCAGGCGCGCCGCGAGGCTCAGGGCGTGAACGGGCCGGTGGAGAAGAGGCCGGCCGCTCCGGCCCGCCGCGACCGGGTCGAAGAAGCCGATCAGCGGCGCGCGCGTGCCCCACGCGACCGGGTCGAGGAAGCCGACCAACGGCGCGCCCACCGCCCGCTGGACCGGGTCGAGGAGGCCGATCAGCGCGCGGAACGTTCGCGGGACCGCGTTGAGGAGGCGGACCAGCGGCGGGCCGCTGCGGTGGTCGCGGAGTCGGCGCCGCGCGACGAATAG
- a CDS encoding cobyrinate a,c-diamide synthase, with product MSAPASGHGKTAIAVGLLAALTARGVPTAGFKVGPDHTDAAYLGLAAGRPGRNLDPRLVGAQRVAPLFAHGAAGAQLAVIEGAMGLFDSLTGQPEIDGTAAVAATLRAPVVLVVDVAAMGHSLAALVHGFRMFDEMVHLGGVILNRVASPRHEQMLRSAMDDIGMPVLGALHRGDLPSVLPARVHGLVPVAHRTVEAGRAVRRLGEAVAGMLDMDRLMALAGSAPTLPGPIWTPAEVIGGEVFDQRPLIALAGGQGAPYTYVETAELLTAAGADVAVVDPLRDEALPAGTRALIVGAGLPEGYAEELSANHRLSADVAQFARDGWPVVAEGIALSWLGRELDGRPMCGVLDATAATGEQTVAGYREATAPGTSVLAPAGARITGYKHHRAIVAPRAGANPAWTWSGGNPEGFVWRQVHASQLGLHWAAAPEIANRLVAAALAGPQTGSPSGPGPSGPGGPVRETLPSNPAMQPGPAMQPSPAMPPGPGTQPSPVMQPSPAMASGQPVPSGFSGPPAGPSGPPNQAGFPGPQSSGAPGHAGFPGPAGSSGAPGHAGFPGPAGSSGAPGHARFPGPAGSSGAPSQADFPGSAGPSGAPGQGGFPASGPSAHAGPAGAPGQGGFPGSGHGGAPGPSGAPGHSGFPSSGPSGHAGPSGTPGQGGYPGTGPSGAPGHAGFSGPPGPTGFPVSPAGQAGPPGPMPPLPGTPLPPGPVPGAHGPGTGTHGPGTGAHGPGTGAHGPGTGAHGPGMPPGSRPGMNSALPPHLGTEPGPGPVLIPGPGTVTGPGYGPGSAPGSGAGAPHGPGEGVAPGSGPGTPGIPDSRPTEDIPIHS from the coding sequence GTGAGCGCGCCGGCGTCCGGCCACGGCAAGACAGCGATCGCTGTCGGGCTGCTCGCCGCATTGACGGCGCGTGGCGTACCGACTGCGGGTTTCAAGGTCGGCCCGGATCACACCGACGCCGCGTACCTCGGGCTGGCCGCCGGCCGCCCCGGCCGCAACCTGGACCCCCGCCTGGTCGGCGCGCAGCGCGTCGCGCCGCTGTTCGCGCACGGCGCAGCCGGCGCGCAGCTGGCCGTCATCGAGGGCGCGATGGGGTTGTTCGACAGTCTCACCGGGCAGCCGGAGATCGACGGTACGGCCGCTGTCGCCGCAACTCTGCGTGCCCCGGTGGTGCTGGTGGTGGACGTCGCCGCGATGGGCCACTCGCTTGCCGCGCTGGTGCACGGCTTCCGGATGTTCGACGAGATGGTGCACCTCGGTGGCGTCATCCTCAACCGGGTCGCCTCGCCGCGGCACGAGCAGATGCTGCGCAGCGCCATGGACGACATCGGCATGCCCGTGCTGGGTGCGCTGCACCGTGGTGACCTGCCGAGCGTGCTGCCGGCCCGGGTGCACGGCCTCGTGCCGGTCGCGCACCGCACCGTCGAGGCCGGCCGCGCGGTGCGCCGGCTGGGCGAAGCGGTCGCCGGCATGCTGGACATGGACCGGCTGATGGCCCTCGCCGGCTCCGCGCCGACGCTGCCCGGGCCGATCTGGACGCCGGCCGAGGTGATCGGCGGCGAGGTCTTCGATCAGCGGCCGCTGATCGCCCTGGCCGGGGGCCAGGGCGCCCCTTACACCTACGTGGAGACGGCCGAGCTGCTCACCGCGGCCGGTGCGGATGTCGCAGTCGTCGATCCGCTGCGTGACGAGGCACTGCCGGCAGGAACGCGGGCGTTGATCGTGGGTGCGGGTCTCCCTGAGGGGTACGCCGAGGAGCTCTCCGCCAATCACCGGCTCAGCGCGGACGTCGCCCAGTTCGCCCGGGACGGCTGGCCGGTCGTGGCCGAGGGCATCGCGCTCTCGTGGCTGGGCCGGGAACTCGACGGCCGCCCGATGTGCGGCGTCCTGGACGCCACCGCGGCCACCGGCGAACAGACCGTCGCCGGCTACCGCGAGGCGACCGCGCCGGGCACCTCGGTGCTGGCGCCGGCCGGTGCTCGCATCACCGGCTACAAGCACCATCGCGCGATCGTCGCTCCGCGGGCCGGCGCGAACCCGGCGTGGACCTGGTCCGGCGGCAACCCGGAAGGTTTCGTCTGGCGGCAGGTCCACGCTTCCCAGCTCGGCCTCCACTGGGCGGCCGCTCCAGAGATCGCGAACCGGCTGGTCGCCGCGGCGCTCGCCGGCCCGCAGACAGGGTCGCCGTCCGGTCCGGGTCCGTCCGGCCCCGGCGGCCCGGTACGCGAGACGCTGCCCTCCAACCCGGCGATGCAACCCGGCCCGGCGATGCAGCCCAGCCCTGCCATGCCGCCCGGCCCGGGGACACAGCCCAGCCCGGTCATGCAGCCTAGCCCGGCGATGGCATCCGGCCAGCCGGTGCCCAGTGGCTTCTCGGGCCCGCCCGCCGGCCCATCAGGCCCGCCCAACCAGGCTGGTTTCCCCGGCCCTCAGTCCTCCGGAGCACCGGGACATGCAGGCTTTCCAGGCCCGGCTGGTTCCTCCGGAGCACCGGGACATGCCGGCTTCCCAGGCCCGGCTGGTTCCTCCGGAGCACCGGGACATGCCCGCTTTCCAGGCCCGGCTGGTTCGTCCGGAGCGCCGAGTCAGGCCGATTTCCCCGGCTCCGCCGGTCCGTCCGGTGCACCGGGACAAGGTGGTTTCCCTGCCTCCGGGCCGTCAGCGCATGCCGGTCCAGCCGGCGCACCTGGACAGGGTGGTTTTCCGGGCTCGGGGCACGGCGGCGCTCCTGGTCCGTCGGGTGCACCGGGGCACAGTGGTTTCCCGAGCTCCGGGCCGTCGGGGCACGCCGGTCCGTCCGGCACGCCCGGACAAGGTGGTTACCCGGGTACCGGACCGTCAGGGGCGCCGGGGCACGCCGGATTCTCCGGCCCGCCCGGACCCACCGGTTTCCCGGTTTCGCCCGCCGGCCAGGCCGGACCGCCCGGACCGATGCCGCCGCTTCCCGGTACGCCGCTGCCGCCCGGTCCTGTTCCGGGGGCGCACGGACCGGGAACGGGGACGCACGGACCGGGAACCGGGGCGCACGGACCGGGAACCGGGGCGCACGGACCGGGAACGGGGGCCCACGGACCGGGAATGCCTCCGGGTTCCCGCCCGGGCATGAACTCCGCCCTGCCTCCGCACCTGGGCACCGAACCCGGTCCGGGACCTGTGCTGATCCCGGGGCCCGGCACGGTGACCGGTCCCGGTTACGGGCCGGGCAGCGCGCCCGGCTCGGGCGCGGGCGCGCCGCATGGTCCCGGTGAGGGAGTCGCGCCCGGCTCCGGTCCGGGTACACCCGGCATTCCGGACAGCCGCCCGACCGAGGACATCCCGATCCATTCCTGA
- a CDS encoding TIGR03086 family metal-binding protein, with product MADRVPLDFDPPVRQIRALLLGVDDSDLAAPTPCPGWSVAALLDHLMGLAFAFTQTARKRTGAPGTSSPPPEPTAEHLSPQWRSRLPVLLEELSTAWKDPAAWTGTAQAGGVTLPATAMGTVAVNELVMHGWDLARATGQDYAADPRTLEILIEFLSQGPAEGTPGLFGPVVPVDPEEDLLRQAVGLAGRDPSWRPPRSHHVPSARLRRPGP from the coding sequence GTGGCCGACCGTGTGCCGCTGGATTTCGACCCACCGGTTCGTCAGATCCGAGCCCTGCTGCTCGGCGTCGACGACAGTGATCTCGCCGCGCCCACGCCCTGCCCCGGCTGGTCGGTCGCGGCCCTCCTGGATCACCTGATGGGGCTGGCGTTCGCATTCACCCAGACGGCCCGCAAACGCACCGGTGCGCCCGGGACCAGCAGCCCGCCTCCGGAGCCGACCGCCGAGCATCTGTCACCACAGTGGCGCAGTCGTCTTCCCGTCCTGCTCGAGGAGCTCTCCACCGCCTGGAAGGATCCGGCCGCCTGGACCGGGACGGCACAGGCCGGCGGGGTGACCCTGCCCGCCACCGCCATGGGCACCGTCGCGGTGAACGAGTTGGTCATGCACGGCTGGGATCTGGCCCGGGCCACCGGGCAGGACTACGCGGCAGATCCACGCACGCTGGAGATTCTGATCGAGTTCCTGTCCCAGGGCCCGGCCGAGGGCACGCCCGGCCTGTTCGGCCCGGTGGTTCCGGTCGATCCGGAGGAGGACCTGCTACGCCAGGCGGTCGGCCTGGCCGGCCGCGACCCGTCCTGGCGCCCACCGCGCAGCCACCACGTCCCATCCGCCCGTCTGCGCCGCCCAGGCCCATGA
- a CDS encoding transglycosylase domain-containing protein has translation MTTRRLTVAGRVALLIRAGLIAGLVIAGLSYPLAALAGMGVKAGTDALENMPEELTEVPPAQSTYVYANDGKTLLTMFYEEHRKQASLKNMSPHITNAIVASEDSRFYDHNGVDAKGVARAFIANQQAGGVSQGASTLTMQYVRMALRDSARTPKEALEATEQTAARKLREMRLAIEVEQRLSKDQILERYLNAAYFGHRAYGIYAASEVFFSKTPRDLTLTEAALLAGLVKAPSAYDPATKDQRAALQRRNYVIDQMAKIGSITPEQAITAKKTKIRLKLTAPPNDCVSVARERNNWGFFCDYFKSWWREQPAFGATPQDREENLRRGGYRVVTSIDPKIQGYAMKHVLDKEKRSSPFAHGQVVIEPGTGRIVSMAVNRKYALDQDDNGRHSDWSLGRDVKGNYPNTVNPLLGGGNMAGYQAGSTFKIFTMLAALEEGLPLSTSFYSPQRFVSKYITAPGPATCGVNWCPKNSSASMTGNQTMWSGFGKSVNTYFVQLEQRVGADKAVKMAERLGLRWRTEVDRRLATPEHASGWGAFTLGVSDATPVEMANVFATVAAEGMYCEPLPVQSIRNPDGSHAVHDGKLIAAPRCHRELRTNVARAATDAARCVTGYGSARGSCGGWGTSEMVYATLGRPVAGKSGTTDGNKTAWFSGYTPQLAAAAFVADPDNPEHVVGSGRSTMSKFTVAQTLRDALKGQPKEKFEPPSDKLVW, from the coding sequence GTGACGACCCGACGCCTCACCGTAGCCGGAAGAGTCGCCCTCCTGATCCGAGCCGGGCTCATCGCGGGCCTGGTCATCGCCGGCCTCTCCTATCCCCTCGCCGCCCTGGCCGGGATGGGGGTGAAGGCCGGCACCGACGCGCTGGAGAACATGCCCGAGGAACTCACCGAGGTGCCTCCCGCGCAATCCACCTATGTGTACGCCAACGACGGCAAAACCCTGCTCACCATGTTCTACGAGGAGCACCGCAAGCAGGCCTCGCTCAAGAACATGTCACCGCACATAACGAACGCCATCGTCGCCTCCGAGGACTCCCGCTTCTACGACCACAACGGCGTCGACGCCAAAGGCGTGGCCCGCGCCTTCATCGCCAACCAGCAGGCCGGCGGCGTCTCCCAGGGCGCCTCCACGCTGACCATGCAATACGTCCGGATGGCGCTGCGCGACAGCGCCCGCACCCCCAAGGAGGCGCTCGAGGCGACCGAGCAGACCGCCGCCCGCAAACTGCGCGAGATGCGGCTCGCCATCGAGGTCGAACAGCGGCTCAGCAAGGACCAGATCCTCGAGCGGTACCTCAACGCCGCCTACTTCGGGCACCGCGCCTACGGGATCTACGCGGCCTCCGAGGTGTTCTTCTCCAAGACGCCGCGCGACCTCACCCTCACCGAGGCGGCCCTGCTCGCCGGGCTGGTCAAGGCGCCGTCCGCGTACGACCCGGCGACCAAGGACCAGCGGGCGGCGTTGCAACGGCGCAACTACGTCATCGACCAGATGGCGAAGATCGGCTCGATCACCCCGGAACAGGCGATCACCGCCAAGAAGACGAAGATCAGGCTGAAGCTGACCGCGCCGCCGAACGACTGCGTCTCGGTCGCCCGGGAACGCAACAACTGGGGCTTCTTCTGCGACTACTTCAAGAGCTGGTGGCGCGAACAGCCCGCCTTCGGCGCAACCCCGCAGGACCGCGAGGAGAACCTGCGCCGCGGCGGCTACCGGGTGGTCACCTCCATCGACCCCAAGATCCAGGGGTACGCCATGAAGCACGTCCTCGACAAGGAGAAGCGGAGCAGCCCCTTCGCCCACGGACAGGTGGTCATCGAACCCGGCACCGGGCGGATCGTCAGCATGGCGGTCAACCGCAAATACGCCCTCGACCAGGACGACAACGGCCGGCACAGTGACTGGTCGCTCGGCCGCGACGTCAAAGGCAACTACCCCAACACGGTGAACCCGCTGCTCGGCGGCGGCAACATGGCCGGATACCAGGCCGGCTCCACGTTCAAGATCTTCACCATGCTGGCGGCGCTGGAAGAAGGGCTGCCACTCTCCACCTCGTTCTACTCGCCGCAACGGTTCGTCTCGAAATACATCACCGCGCCCGGGCCGGCGACCTGCGGGGTCAACTGGTGCCCGAAGAACTCCAGCGCCTCGATGACCGGCAACCAGACCATGTGGAGCGGCTTCGGGAAGTCGGTGAACACCTACTTCGTGCAGCTCGAACAGCGGGTCGGCGCTGACAAGGCGGTCAAGATGGCGGAGCGTCTCGGTCTTCGGTGGCGCACCGAGGTGGACCGGCGGCTAGCTACCCCGGAACACGCCTCCGGCTGGGGCGCCTTCACCCTCGGCGTCAGCGACGCGACCCCGGTGGAGATGGCCAACGTCTTCGCCACGGTCGCGGCCGAAGGCATGTACTGCGAGCCGCTGCCGGTCCAGTCCATCCGCAACCCGGACGGCAGCCACGCCGTGCACGACGGCAAACTGATCGCCGCGCCGCGCTGCCACCGCGAACTGCGCACCAACGTGGCCCGCGCCGCCACCGACGCGGCCCGCTGCGTCACCGGGTACGGCTCGGCGCGCGGCAGCTGCGGTGGCTGGGGCACCTCGGAGATGGTCTACGCCACCCTGGGCCGCCCGGTGGCCGGCAAGAGCGGCACCACCGACGGCAACAAGACGGCGTGGTTCAGCGGATACACCCCGCAACTGGCGGCGGCGGCCTTCGTCGCGGACCCGGACAACCCGGAGCATGTGGTGGGCTCGGGCCGCTCGACGATGTCGAAGTTCACCGTCGCGCAAACCTTGCGGGATGCCCTGAAGGGCCAGCCCAAGGAGAAGTTCGAACCCCCTTCCGACAAGCTGGTCTGGTAG